ACCGATACCTCCCTGCGCAAGACCGGACAGATCAAGCTGCACGGGCCGAGCGCCTTTGCCGGCATGCGCAAGGCAGGAGCGCTGGTGGCGAAGTGCCTCGACGAGCTCACCGACATCGTCGGCCCCGGCGTGCCGACCTCGAAGATCGACGAATTCGTCCGCGACTTCGCCTTCAGCCACGGCGCCTATCCGGCTACACTGATGTATCGCGGCTATCGCTACTCGACCTGCACCTCGCTCAACCACGTGGTCTGCCACGGCATGCCCGGCGACCGTCCGCTGAAAGAGGGCGACATCGTCAACATCGACGTCACCTTCATCGTCGACGGCTGGTACGGCGATTCCAGCCGGATGTATGCGGTCGGCCCGATCGCGCGCAAGGCGGAGCGGCTGATCGAGGTGACGTATGAGGCGATGATGCGCGGCATCGCCGCCGTAAAACCCGGCGCCACCACCGGCGACATCGGCCACGCCATCCAGAGTTTTGTCGAGCCGCAGGGCATGAGCGTGGTGCGCGATTTCTGCGGCCATGGCCTTGGCCGCATGTTCCACGACGAGCCGAACATCATCCATATCGGCCGGCCCGGCGAGGGCGTGCAGCTCAAGCCCGGCATGTTCTTCACCATCGAGCCGATGATCAATCTCGGCAAGCCGCATGTGAAGATCCTGTCCGACGGCTGGACCGCGGTGACCCGCGACCGCTCGCTGTCGGCGCAGTTCGAGCACTCGGTCGGCGTCACCGCCACGGGCGTCGAGATCTTCACGCTGTCGGAGCGGCACGGCGAAAAGCAGATCGGGTGATTTCAGACTCCGGCTCGATCAAGACGTTCGAGCTTGCCGACCACGCGCCGCCATCGGGCGGCGCCGTTGCGTGATGACACATCAGATGCCGAGGCGGAACGATTCAGGCGCGAAACGGATCCGCATGCGCCGCAACCAGCTTCACCAGCTCGGCCTGGCGGTGCACGCCCGTCTTGGCGAACAGACGTTGCAGATGGGTTTTGACCGTGGTTTCGGCGATCCCTAGCGCCGGGGCCGTCTTCGGCACGCCGGTGACACTCATCATGGCCTGAAGAACGCGAACCTCGCCGGGTGTGAGCTTGTAACGCCTGGCGACCGTTTCGAGCGGCGGCGGTGCGTAGGCCGAGACCTTGCGAACGAAGATAGCGGCCACGGCCGAATGAACCCTGCCTTGCCGACGGCGGGCGCCCGAGGTGAGCGGCAGCACGTGGGCAAACCAGCCATGGTCCGACTGCTCCATCAGCGGCACCGCGATCCCGCTGACGCCGATCGCGCCGTCGCCGTCGTTCGCGGCAACCAGGAGGTCCCGCAGGATGCGGGCTGCGTGAGGATCGACGGCGGTCAGCACGTTTCGCGGGCGGCTCAAGACCGTTCCGCTGTCGCACAACGCCTGGCCGGCCTCGTTGACGAACACGATCCGGCCAGAGCTATCGACGAGATAGACGCAGGAGCCGATCGCATCGAAGGCATCCGACAGGGCTGACGACCCCTCCCTGTGAACGTCGATCACGTTCCCGATCAGCACGGCGCGCCGCATATGGGGGACCAACAGCCGCATCCGATGGCGCATGCCATCGTCGACCAGCCCCTGCCTTTCGTTGCGAAACACCCCGAAGAGGGCGAAGCCGTTCGCCGATTTGTCGAGGGTCGCGGCAAGATGATCGACCCAGCCGTTGGGTTTCGCCCACTTCTGGTAGACCGGCGTGGCGATGAATTCCTCGTAGGGCATGAGATCAGCGATGCTGTAGATGTCCCCGACCTCGAAAAAGAACTGGCTAACGGTGACCGGATCGAACCGCACATGATCGTTGAAATACGCGGTGAGGGCATCCGCGGGCATGTTCCAGTTGTATCGGGCCGCCCCTTGCCGCGCGACGACCTCCTTGGAGTAGAGCGATGCTGCCGTTCCGCCGACGAACTGACATGTCTGCTCGAGGACGTCGGTCCATAGTGCTGAATCGAGGGCGGCATCGTAGATGTCCCCGATCAGGTGCGATACCAGATCCACGTCAACCATCGTTCGGCAGCTCCATCATCCGATCGGTTGGTAGCGGTATCCTGGAAGAACGACGTCCTCCGAATGGAGGATGGTATGGGCGACGAGACCTTCACTGTCGGAGCGGCACAGCGAGAAGCAGGTCGGGCCGTAACGCCCCGTCATTCCGGGGCGCTGCGCAGCGCCCCGGAATGACAACCAAACTACTATCGCCGCCGACGGAATGACGACGGCGGCCGCTTGTAGGTCGCGACAAATGCATCGTTGAATCTGCGCACGCTGCCGAAACCGGCGGCGAAGGCGATCTCCGCCAATGTCATGCTGGTCTGGTCGATCAGACGCTTGGCTTCCTGCACACGGCGGGTCGCGGCGATCTCGCTCGGGCTCGCACCGGCGTGACGCATGAACAGGCGGAGCAGATGGCGTGAGCCCACTCCCAAGACTTCCGCAAGGTCCTTCATCGACGCGCGATCGAGAAAGCCGTCATTGATCAGGCGCATCCCGCGCGCGACGGTGCTGGCCGTGCCCATCCACGCCGGCGAGCCCGGGGCCGTTTCCGGCCGGCAGCGCAGGCACGGACGGAAGCCGGCGCGCTCGGCGGCGGCAGCCGTCGGGTAGAAGGTCACGTTCTCGGAGCGCGCCGGGCGAACCGGACAGACCGGCCGGCAATAGATACGCGTCGAGCGAACGCCGGAGAAGAACAGGCCATCGAAGGCGCAAGCCCGCGCCAGGCGCGCCCGGTCGCAGGTCGCCCAGTCGAGATGCGGTGGCAACGCCTGTGGCTGCGCGGAAACCTTCGCCATGATGCAATGATAATTCATCTGACCTCGCCGAGTAGCTGAAATCGGACTCGGTCGGGCGATGAGGTCCGAATTCAGCCAGCCTGCGCCGCCGCGCCGGATCATGGTCCCGGTCCATCCGGGAGCAGATTCGCATGAGCACGCAGGCGCAACGAACGACGTCAGGACAAATCACTCTCGTCATCGAGATCGGGCTTCTGCTGCTGCTCTCGCTGATCTGGGGTAGCTCGTTCACGCTGATCAAGGTCGCGATCTCATCGATCCCGCCGTTTACGATGGTCGCCGCGCGCGTGACGATCGCGGCCATCCTTCTGGTCGGGATTGCCCATGCGCAGGGACACGCCCTTCCCCGCCGAGGGTCGGTCTGGGCCGGCTTCTTCGTGCAGGGACTGCTGCAAAGCGCGCTGCCGTTTACCCTGATCAGTTGGGGCGAGATGCATATCGCAAGCGGTCTTGCCGGCGTGCTCAATGCCACCCCGCCGATGTTCGTGCTCGCGATCGCGATGACGACCGGACGCGGACGGCAGGCCGTCACCAGGTGGAAGATCATCGGCGTCGCGCTCGGCCTTGCCGGCGTGGCAGTCACGATGGGTCTCGATGCGTTGTCCGGAATCGGCACCGCCGCGCCGTTGGCGCAGGCGGCCGTGCTCGGCGCCAGCCTCTGCTACGCGCTCGCACCCATGTGGGGCCAGCGGTTCTCGAAGCTTCCGGCCATCGTCACGGCCGCCGGCGCCATGAGCTGCGCCGCGATCCCGATGGTTCCCGCCGCACTCATCCTCGAGCGGCCTTGGACGCTCGCGCCGACGTCGCAGGCGGTCGCAGCCGTCATCGGCCTCGCCGTGGTCTGCACCGCGCTCGCGATGGTGATCTATTTCCGCCTGATCCGCACGCTTGGCCCACTCGGCACCACCAGCGGCAGCTATCTGCGCGCGGGATTTGCGGTGGCGCTCGGCACGGCATGGCTCGGCGAGCGCTTCACTTTGTCGGCCCTCACAGGCATGGCGCTCATTCTGGCCGGGGTCATCGCAATCACGATGCCCATGCCAGCGCGGAAACGTGAACCCGGACAGTGAGAGCGGCCGCGGGGCGGTCTTCTGGACCGTCCCGCGCTTGGGGTCAGGCGTGGTTGACCTCGACGACCTCGCACAGGATCGTCTCGGCCTTCGAGAGTGCGGCAAGCTTCTGGATGTACGGTGCAAATCGCGGATCCCCGCGAAAATTCTCGATGTCCCCGGCGCTCCGCCATTGCGAGTAGTTGATCGCGCGGCGGCCCTCCTTGCTGGCGTGGACGCTGGACGAGATGAAGCCGGGCTGCTTGCTGAAGAAGGTCTCGGTACCCTCCTTCAGGAGCTGAACCAGCTTCTGCTGGTTGTCCGGGTCGACCGTGAAGACGTTGACGAGGGTCGCGATATCGCTGCCGATGCGAATGGTCGCTTCCATCTTCGCCGTGCCGTTCTGGCCATGGGACGGGACCGCCTGGGCGGCGAGCAGCGCGCCGGCTCCGGTGGCAACGAGGGCACGGCGCGATAACGCAGGTTTGGTCTCGGACATCGATGTTCTCCTTTTTCGGACGGTCGGCCCTCATTGGGCCAACAGCGCTGAGACGAACGAGGGCGCGGCAAGGAGACAGCCGGCACGGATTTTTTGAGGGCTGAGCCGCGGGGCCGCGACACTTCATGGTTGCAAAACGCGCACCGTACGGCATGGTTGTGGCCGATGCCCGCCAAGCCAGACCACGACAAGAGCAAGCCGGAGGACGCGCCGCACTATCACGGCCATCGCGAGCGGCTGCGCGAGCGCTTCTACAGCGCCGGCGCGGACGCGCTCAGCGACTACGAGCTGCTCGAGATGGCGCTGTTTGCGGCGCTACCGCGGCGCGACACCAAGCCGCTGGCGAAGACGCTGATCAAGACATTCGGATCGTTCGCCGAGGTCGTGCACGCGCCGGTGGCGCGCCTGCGCGAGGTCGACGGCGTCGGCGAAGCCGCGATCAACCAGCTCAAGCTGATCGCGGCCGCGGCGCATCGCGTCGCCAAGGGCGAGGTCAACAGCCGCAACGCGCTATCGTCCTGGAACGAGGTGATCGCCTATTGCCGCAGCAGCATGGCCTTTGCCGACAAGGAGCAATTCCGCCTGCTGTTCCTCGACAAGCGCAACCAGCTGATCGCCGACGAGGTCCAGCAGACCGGCACCGTCGACCACACGCCGGTCTATCCGCGCGAGGTGATCAAGCGCGCACTGGAATTGTCAGCGACCGCGCTGATCCTGGTGCATAATCATCCCAGCGGCGATCCTTCGCCGTCGCAGGCCGACATTCAGATGACGAAGGCGATCATCGACATCGCAAAGCCGCTCGGGATTGCCGTGCACGACCACATCATCGTCGGCAAGAACGGGCATGCAAGCCTGAAGGGGATGCGGCTGATTTGAATGGCGTCGACTCTTGGAGGCTAATCTTGGAGGCTAAAGCGGACCTTACCGCGAACCTCGCAAAACGACGCGATTGACCGTCTGCAAATCCCGCAGCGCAGCAGTCTCCTGCCGTACCAAAGTGTGCTATCCCTTCGGCCGGAAGCACG
This is a stretch of genomic DNA from Bradyrhizobium sp. CB2312. It encodes these proteins:
- a CDS encoding antibiotic biosynthesis monooxygenase family protein; the protein is MSETKPALSRRALVATGAGALLAAQAVPSHGQNGTAKMEATIRIGSDIATLVNVFTVDPDNQQKLVQLLKEGTETFFSKQPGFISSSVHASKEGRRAINYSQWRSAGDIENFRGDPRFAPYIQKLAALSKAETILCEVVEVNHA
- the radC gene encoding DNA repair protein RadC, with the translated sequence MPAKPDHDKSKPEDAPHYHGHRERLRERFYSAGADALSDYELLEMALFAALPRRDTKPLAKTLIKTFGSFAEVVHAPVARLREVDGVGEAAINQLKLIAAAAHRVAKGEVNSRNALSSWNEVIAYCRSSMAFADKEQFRLLFLDKRNQLIADEVQQTGTVDHTPVYPREVIKRALELSATALILVHNHPSGDPSPSQADIQMTKAIIDIAKPLGIAVHDHIIVGKNGHASLKGMRLI
- the map gene encoding type I methionyl aminopeptidase — translated: MSYVEATDTSLRKTGQIKLHGPSAFAGMRKAGALVAKCLDELTDIVGPGVPTSKIDEFVRDFAFSHGAYPATLMYRGYRYSTCTSLNHVVCHGMPGDRPLKEGDIVNIDVTFIVDGWYGDSSRMYAVGPIARKAERLIEVTYEAMMRGIAAVKPGATTGDIGHAIQSFVEPQGMSVVRDFCGHGLGRMFHDEPNIIHIGRPGEGVQLKPGMFFTIEPMINLGKPHVKILSDGWTAVTRDRSLSAQFEHSVGVTATGVEIFTLSERHGEKQIG
- a CDS encoding helix-turn-helix transcriptional regulator; the protein is MVDVDLVSHLIGDIYDAALDSALWTDVLEQTCQFVGGTAASLYSKEVVARQGAARYNWNMPADALTAYFNDHVRFDPVTVSQFFFEVGDIYSIADLMPYEEFIATPVYQKWAKPNGWVDHLAATLDKSANGFALFGVFRNERQGLVDDGMRHRMRLLVPHMRRAVLIGNVIDVHREGSSALSDAFDAIGSCVYLVDSSGRIVFVNEAGQALCDSGTVLSRPRNVLTAVDPHAARILRDLLVAANDGDGAIGVSGIAVPLMEQSDHGWFAHVLPLTSGARRRQGRVHSAVAAIFVRKVSAYAPPPLETVARRYKLTPGEVRVLQAMMSVTGVPKTAPALGIAETTVKTHLQRLFAKTGVHRQAELVKLVAAHADPFRA
- a CDS encoding Ada metal-binding domain-containing protein; amino-acid sequence: MAKVSAQPQALPPHLDWATCDRARLARACAFDGLFFSGVRSTRIYCRPVCPVRPARSENVTFYPTAAAAERAGFRPCLRCRPETAPGSPAWMGTASTVARGMRLINDGFLDRASMKDLAEVLGVGSRHLLRLFMRHAGASPSEIAATRRVQEAKRLIDQTSMTLAEIAFAAGFGSVRRFNDAFVATYKRPPSSFRRRR
- a CDS encoding EamA family transporter; this translates as MSTQAQRTTSGQITLVIEIGLLLLLSLIWGSSFTLIKVAISSIPPFTMVAARVTIAAILLVGIAHAQGHALPRRGSVWAGFFVQGLLQSALPFTLISWGEMHIASGLAGVLNATPPMFVLAIAMTTGRGRQAVTRWKIIGVALGLAGVAVTMGLDALSGIGTAAPLAQAAVLGASLCYALAPMWGQRFSKLPAIVTAAGAMSCAAIPMVPAALILERPWTLAPTSQAVAAVIGLAVVCTALAMVIYFRLIRTLGPLGTTSGSYLRAGFAVALGTAWLGERFTLSALTGMALILAGVIAITMPMPARKREPGQ